The nucleotide sequence TCAATCTTAGTTTATATAATGCTTAATTACCTTAAAGTCGACTCATATGATTCATTATGGCCCCTTGTTGTAATGACACTCTTTGTTATTTGAAAGTATAAGTCGTGATATTCGTTGAATaggttatttcataaaaatagtctGTGTTTGAATCCAAACAAGCGCGTTGAAACGTATAGTTTAATTAAGGGATACGAGTACATTTAGATTAAAAGACATTAACTTTGAGATggcaatttgtttaaaataaacaaaatttattttgtaaattagcAATATGTTTGCAGACATATTATATCAACTAAAACAATTATAGTATGCGTTGACATTAAATCAGTTGCGGAACATATTGAAAATACATAAACAGATATCAACGTTTTCTTCACTTATTTAAGAGCTTATTAAAcaataagaaaataatgtttataataagaattcaatagcGCATTTTGTGAAAGGGAAACGTCTGTATTTATGTCTTCTTGTTGAAAGTTTTGACCTGTTTAAGTTCGTTTAGTAGAGACGTTCGATTAAACAATTTAGCGTCGACTGAACATAGTTTTGCTGCTCCTTTGCGCTCCTTTTTACTggttaattatcaaaatatactTTTGAGTAATTACGTTGTTTTCGATGCAGGTATTTTAATTTCACTTATCTCAGTAACGCCGTCGTGTTGTTCAAGTCTGTGCTTTTACGCAAAGTGCCGTACCAGTTTGGAACGATATCATTATTCATAATGTGGTTTTCGTTGTTTCGATACTTTCACAACATCTTGTCGCTTTCGAAGACTTTAGCGACCCGCATGGCAACAATTGCTTGCTGAACAACAAGAATATTATTGGATTGCACGCACTGTTGAGTGGATATAAGCGCTGCAGGACCATATAGTAGCGACGGTCAAGCTCATTTATGCCGTATAAGTCCATAGTGCTGAACACTGTAGCCGGCAGCCAGCAAATGAAGAACGCTGAAATAGTATTTGAACAAATGTATCGTGGTTTTAACGCTCAGCATTGTGTAAGTTAAATTAGTTACCAAATCAAATAACTTTAGTTTGAGGCCAGTTCAGTAAgattttttatcccatcatctgACGTGcgttgtcgaaataaaccactgtggaatatatttttctttattttgacaatgCTGAAATTAAGCTGTCTCTCGCGGCGGACTACTTTTTTGAATGACGTCACCTATCAAGGTTCAGTAGGTCGCAATTGTTTCTTGTAAAATTGAAGCAGATTCAACAAAACActcaatttgataccaaaatgtcatatattttaaacaaaaaattcaacataaacagcaaaaaacatttttttacaaatattaagcgcttatgacgtcattattaacaagtcaaacgacaaaagtcatattctttattagtgcatttctattttcctattatatttttaaataaataattgacgactaagaaaatttaTGGGGTAAATCGAAAACTATGTCGGTTCCGAATAAAACGATGTTTCGCGAAGGCTCGTGGTTCAGTTTtttaagcctcgcaaaataaaatttgctttattcggcaccgacttAGTATTCTATCAATCCTTATGAAGGCGGATAGTGAGCTCAGTCAATATAACATTCGGTACATAGTAGCTatacaaatatgttttcactCGACTGCCTTAACGTAATGCCAACTTGATTATTAATTATGTGTTTTCGGCATCAAGAATAGCATGGATTTTGCATGATTCATCACAGatcaaattgtaataaataacaatacaaaaaaaaaatatgataccTGCTTTTTTCAAAATACTATTCGCCAATGTAAATTATATATGTCAAACACTTTgcgttaaatgttttgaaaaacaaatttttttgctgaaaaaatctgtgaaaatgtcagTAAAACTGACGGAATAAATCATATAAGAAAATTACTTACTAAGGCATATTATCAAAGTCATCTTTATTGTTGTTATTCTGGCTTTTGGTAGTAAACCCTCGTTCATGGATTTGTGACGTGACGGGAAAGTTGATTCTGAAattaaacacacatatatttcagtCTGATTTAGCAACTTCTTCGTTCACGAGATATTCACTTTGTATGCAGTGTGAATCTGAGCAATACAGACGGCATTACATGTAACAGTCAGAATTGATAAAGACCGAGCATTCTTATCGGTATAAATATTCCaatctaaataaaatattatcaaattaatgtattaCAGTTTCAATTATAAATTTGGAAGCAAATAGAAAACATGCAATcattatgattattttaaatatagtaatcaatgaaaaataattatatgtCGTAAGACAGTTTATTCTCATTTAAAGGTGTAATATGGAGATTAATGAAAATGATTTACGtttgaacattaaacatatgTACACTgcgtttatatgaatatataataattttaaatatgtatataccatTTAGCGTAGTGTTCATTTCAGTGATTTCCGTGAGATTTCCTCTTTTCCGCCAATGATTCCATACGCTTCCGAGATGCCGACATAACAAACGGAGACAGCTATGAATGGGATGAAGAACACAAGCAGCAGTGTGATCCAGACGTATAGCTGTAATAACATAATCGacacacatttataacaatacCTTCATTTATTAAAGTATTGCGAGCCTTTCAATTGTGTTGCATTGACAAGCGATCGTTACGATGTTTTCGTTTCTGAAAACGTTTCATTAATTGCAACTTTGTTCGTGTGTTTGTTTCAGACTTTACTTAAATTTACAGACGAAAACTATCGGGAATTAGTTGTATGGAAGCAAAAAGCGCATAGCTGTATTGTATAGTTTTATGTTTTCTCCTTAACAGTATGGTCCTCGATAACTTAATAATTAAGATATAGGGTAAAACACCTGCCACCCAATGACGGTCTCGAAATCAACAGAACAGTAGTATGAGGCACCATCAATGGCTATGCCAATGTACGGGAAAGTCCATAAAGGAATCAGAAGGGCAATTATCCATGAGCCGATAATTATGGCTTTGTATGGCCGGTACCCTGCAATGTTGAAAGTTTAAAGATAATTTCTCCGCCAAATCACACATTCAGTAATGATAATTGTTAGCACGTTATGGGTGTTAATTGTCTTCACAAACTGACAATTTCCATTGATTCAAGAATACACTATCAAAAaggataaatagttgacattaaAGTAACAAAATCATAAATACAACTTACTTAATAATATCGCACGATTGTTTCAAAGCTACAATtttgaatacatatttattattaaagtatgtGTTATCTTTGCAGTGTACCTCCGGTTAATGCCATCAACGGATACCGTACAGCCAAGTATCGGTCCACGCTCATTCCGATGAGAAGGTTATAAGACACAATTTGGACCACAAACGTAGAATAGTGCCAAATGCGACACATGACGTCACCCAAGTACCACTCATTTCGCAGAATACCGTAGAATATCCCCTCGCAAAATACGCATACTATGCCAACACAAAGGTCTGAAATATATGCATTACTTAAAAGTCCTATATTTAATTTCGTAAGAACAGTAGTAGTATGCGTGTCAATGTTTAAGAGAGCGATCGGTTTGTTTATGAATCGCGTTTTGGGTGTTTTTTGCTGTGTTTTAAGTTCTTGTTGTTTTGTAACAGGTTTGTAATGGTAACTATTGGTATTCCTCATATTTGTTTACACGTTAGCATTTTAATAATGACATCCATCGAAACTGAAATTCACTGTGTACAATTCAGTCAACACATTTGTGACTAATCACTTACCATCTAAACGCTAAATTAGTTATTCTAATAATATGATGTAAATTAAAGACACATGCAACTGATTTATATACGGAACTTACAATAAACGTATCCGTCAAAAAGTCGTTTACCTGCAATTGCAATATGTAGTATGAAGAAGTGAAGCCTGTTGATGTCTTTCTGTCGAGCTATGATGAAGATGACCAGACCGTTGAGGGAGATTATGACAGCAGCTATCAGCAGACATACCACTGAGATGGCAACATACGTTCCCTGCAAACGAAATACGTTTAATACAATAGGCATTATTTACTTAACCAAtatcatgttttgttttgaaataaccCACACCTTAGCTTTCTTATCATTACTAAAAGAAATTCGAAGAACAACAAAATGTACAGATAATTTTTATGATAATCGTTTGCAGCTGCTTTGGTAATAACACAACATGTTTAAAGTTTCGATAAGTTTCGTTTCACAATTGGCAAGTGAAATTACGGATATGTTATATTGTGTAATAACTCTATTAACAAGTTAACATTATGTTTCAGGGTTTTTATTGTATATCACCCGCCaaattgttgttttaatgtttgtttgcAACAAAAAGCGATGCAATTTCTTTGATAAATATTACCTTGACGTTTGAAAACTCAGTGAACAGTGACTGTACCTAAATACGCACACAACTGAAAGCGATACCTCTCAGTCAGCGGTTTTCG is from Dreissena polymorpha isolate Duluth1 chromosome 14, UMN_Dpol_1.0, whole genome shotgun sequence and encodes:
- the LOC127858847 gene encoding cardioacceleratory peptide receptor-like isoform X2; the protein is MESNRSNVNQSTIVQPDYSGTYVAISVVCLLIAAVIISLNGLVIFIIARQKDINRLHFFILHIAIADLCVGIVCVFCEGIFYGILRNEWYLGDVMCRIWHYSTFVVQIVSYNLLIGMSVDRYLAVRYPLMALTGGYRPYKAIIIGSWIIALLIPLWTFPYIGIAIDGASYYCSVDFETVIGWQLYVWITLLLVFFIPFIAVSVCYVGISEAYGIIGGKEEISRKSLK
- the LOC127858847 gene encoding cardioacceleratory peptide receptor-like isoform X1 is translated as MESNRSNVNQSTIVQPDYSGTYVAISVVCLLIAAVIISLNGLVIFIIARQKDINRLHFFILHIAIADLCVGIVCVFCEGIFYGILRNEWYLGDVMCRIWHYSTFVVQIVSYNLLIGMSVDRYLAVRYPLMALTGAIRLDHTAACVLHPIHSCLRLLCRHLGSVWNHWRKRGNLTEITEMNTTLNESTFPSRHKSMNEGLLPKARITTIKMTLIICLTFFICWLPATVFSTMDLYGINELDRRYYMVLQRLYPLNSACNPIIFLLFSKQLLPCGSLKSSKATRCCESIETTKTTL
- the LOC127858847 gene encoding isotocin receptor-like isoform X3, with the protein product MESNRSNVNQSTIVQPDYSGTYVAISVVCLLIAAVIISLNGLVIFIIARQKDINRLHFFILHIAIAAIRLDHTAACVLHPIHSCLRLLCRHLGSVWNHWRKRGNLTEITEMNTTLNESTFPSRHKSMNEGLLPKARITTIKMTLIICLTFFICWLPATVFSTMDLYGINELDRRYYMVLQRLYPLNSACNPIIFLLFSKQLLPCGSLKSSKATRCCESIETTKTTL